A portion of the Pseudomonas protegens CHA0 genome contains these proteins:
- the coaE gene encoding dephospho-CoA kinase (Dephospho-CoA kinase (CoaE) performs the final step in coenzyme A biosynthesis.) yields MTRSVNTPWTLGLTGGIGSGKSAAAQHFIDLGVHVIDADHAARWVVEPGRPALEQIARHFGQGVLQADGQLDRAALRKLIFEVPEQRRWLEALLHPLIAEEIVSHLARAESPYAILVSPLLIESGQSRMTQRILVIDVPQQLQIERTLQRDQISEQQVQAILQAQASREERLRHADDVLVNDRDHAWLRSEVERLHHFYLTLRGGQS; encoded by the coding sequence ATGACTCGCTCCGTTAACACACCCTGGACCCTCGGCCTGACCGGCGGCATCGGCAGCGGCAAAAGTGCCGCCGCCCAGCACTTCATCGACCTGGGGGTACATGTGATCGATGCCGATCATGCCGCCCGCTGGGTAGTGGAGCCCGGCCGCCCGGCCCTGGAACAGATTGCCCGGCACTTTGGCCAAGGCGTGCTGCAGGCCGACGGCCAACTGGATCGCGCGGCTCTGCGCAAGCTGATCTTCGAGGTACCCGAACAGCGTCGCTGGCTGGAGGCCCTGCTGCACCCGCTGATCGCCGAGGAAATTGTCAGCCACCTGGCCCGCGCCGAATCGCCCTACGCAATCCTGGTGTCGCCGCTGCTGATCGAATCCGGCCAGTCGCGGATGACCCAGCGGATTCTGGTGATCGACGTGCCCCAGCAACTGCAGATCGAGCGTACCCTGCAGCGCGACCAGATCAGCGAACAGCAGGTCCAGGCGATTCTCCAGGCCCAGGCCAGCCGTGAGGAACGCCTGCGCCATGCCGATGACGTGCTGGTCAACGACCGCGACCACGCCTGGTTGCGCAGCGAGGTCGAGCGCCTGCATCACTTTTACCTAACTTTGCGTGGAGGCCAGTCATGA
- the yacG gene encoding DNA gyrase inhibitor YacG: MSQPLTVECPTCGAPVEWTATNINRPFCSDRCKLIDLGAWAAEEHKIPVSPDAEDELFSEELPPRAH; this comes from the coding sequence ATGAGCCAACCCCTGACCGTCGAATGCCCAACCTGTGGCGCCCCTGTGGAATGGACCGCGACCAACATCAACCGGCCCTTCTGTTCCGATCGCTGCAAGCTGATCGACCTGGGCGCCTGGGCTGCCGAGGAGCACAAGATTCCGGTGAGCCCGGATGCCGAGGACGAGCTGTTCTCCGAAGAGCTGCCCCCTCGCGCTCACTGA
- a CDS encoding energy-coupling factor ABC transporter permease produces MISAALLSPQSLIGGWLLYVPVLIWAVLRAPWVELFTDSRRQHLLFGTVFALFLLWLVRRDFDTGVSYHFIGMTAVTLLLDWPLAIVGGLIAQLGLLALGRQDLAALGVNGALLILLPVAVTEACAWLVERAQPRSPFVYIFCSGFFAAALSALLCLLCGLGLLWFDERFAMPEWLEDFVGYLWLIIFPEAFINGMVISALVVFCPEWLETFNRTRYLSAPWKDEDPRP; encoded by the coding sequence ATGATCAGCGCGGCGCTGCTGTCGCCGCAAAGCCTGATTGGCGGCTGGCTGCTGTATGTGCCAGTACTGATCTGGGCGGTACTGCGGGCGCCCTGGGTCGAGCTGTTTACCGACAGCCGGCGCCAGCACTTGCTGTTTGGCACGGTGTTCGCCTTGTTTCTGCTGTGGCTGGTGCGCCGGGATTTCGACACCGGGGTCTCCTACCACTTCATCGGCATGACCGCAGTAACCCTGCTGCTGGACTGGCCGCTGGCGATAGTTGGCGGCTTGATCGCACAGTTGGGCCTGCTGGCCCTGGGCCGGCAGGACCTGGCGGCGCTGGGGGTCAATGGAGCCTTGCTGATCCTGCTGCCGGTGGCGGTCACCGAGGCCTGCGCCTGGCTGGTGGAACGGGCCCAACCGCGCAGTCCCTTCGTCTATATCTTCTGCTCGGGGTTCTTTGCCGCGGCACTCTCGGCATTGTTATGCCTGCTCTGCGGCCTGGGCCTGCTGTGGTTCGACGAACGCTTTGCCATGCCCGAATGGCTGGAAGATTTTGTCGGCTACCTGTGGCTGATCATCTTCCCGGAAGCCTTTATCAACGGCATGGTGATCAGCGCCCTGGTGGTGTTCTGCCCGGAATGGCTGGAAACCTTCAACCGCACCCGCTACCTGTCGGCGCCCTGGAAAGACGAGGATCCGCGCCCTTGA
- a CDS encoding DUF1780 domain-containing protein codes for MDDSDFLRLLTIQAEQANAFLSNARKWERERWVCQRLLQGLNIPYRNDEFTAAGQEPPDVLFREASFEVFFVLDEGRRLNDEWRDELQRRRSAFSLSQLVRREAKPKRIPASELLLRLAPTLRKKAHNYQERGMNLGELDIIAFAALKREVLDLNSHFPPPTEYLRQGWRSLSLVGPTFARVLFAHPDAPEFLRSNLGRSILFDVGISL; via the coding sequence ATGGATGACTCAGATTTTTTGCGCCTGCTTACCATCCAGGCCGAACAAGCCAACGCGTTCCTGTCCAATGCCCGCAAATGGGAGCGTGAGCGTTGGGTCTGCCAGCGCCTGCTGCAAGGCCTGAACATTCCCTACCGCAACGACGAGTTCACCGCCGCCGGGCAAGAGCCCCCCGATGTGCTGTTTCGCGAGGCCAGCTTCGAAGTGTTCTTCGTCCTCGACGAAGGCCGCAGGCTCAACGATGAATGGCGCGACGAATTGCAGCGCCGGCGCAGCGCGTTCTCCCTGAGCCAGCTGGTGCGCCGCGAAGCCAAGCCCAAGCGCATCCCGGCTAGCGAACTGTTGCTGCGCCTGGCACCGACCTTGCGCAAGAAGGCCCACAACTATCAGGAGCGCGGAATGAACCTCGGCGAGCTGGACATCATTGCCTTCGCCGCCCTGAAACGCGAAGTCCTGGACCTCAACAGCCACTTCCCGCCCCCCACCGAATACCTGCGCCAGGGCTGGCGCTCGCTGTCCCTGGTGGGGCCGACGTTCGCCCGCGTGCTGTTCGCCCACCCGGATGCGCCGGAGTTCCTGCGCAGCAACCTGGGCCGCAGCATCCTCTTCGACGTCGGCATCAGTTTGTAA
- a CDS encoding DUF3094 family protein: MSSRLNPDDQRHVEEYLQLPQHRVERRPFRPWMLLVVVIAVTVALGLLSRFISYLTL; this comes from the coding sequence ATGAGCAGCCGCCTGAACCCCGACGACCAACGCCATGTCGAAGAATACCTGCAACTGCCCCAGCATCGAGTCGAGCGCCGGCCCTTCCGGCCGTGGATGCTCCTCGTGGTGGTGATTGCGGTGACTGTCGCCCTGGGCCTGTTGAGCCGTTTCATCAGTTACCTGACGCTATGA
- a CDS encoding NAD(P)/FAD-dependent oxidoreductase, with product MTHRIVIVGGGAGGLELATRLGKTLGKRGTASVMLVDANLTHIWKPLLHEVAAGSLNSSEDELNYVAQAKWNHFEFQLGRMSGLDRQRKKIQLAATYDEEGVELLPARELGYDTLVIAVGSTTNDFGTQGAAQHCLFLDTRKQAERFHQQLLNHYLRAHAGQTDTVEQISVAIVGAGATGVELAAELHNAAHELAAYGLDRILPENMHITLIEAGPRVLPALPERISGPVHKTLEKLGVKVLTNASVSEVTADSLITADGQTIPASLKVWAAGIRAPGFLKDIDGLETNRINQLQVLPTLQTTRDENIFAFGDCAACPQPGSDRNVPPRAQAAHQQASLLAKSLKLRIEGKDLPTYKYTDYGSLISLSRFSAVGNLMGNLTGSVMLEGWLARMFYISLYRMHQMALYGVFRTAMLMLGSRIGRGTDPRLKLH from the coding sequence ATGACTCATCGTATTGTCATCGTTGGCGGCGGCGCCGGCGGCCTGGAGTTGGCGACCCGCCTGGGTAAGACTCTGGGCAAGCGCGGCACCGCCAGTGTGATGCTGGTGGACGCCAACCTGACCCACATCTGGAAACCGCTGCTCCACGAAGTGGCTGCCGGTTCGCTGAACTCTTCCGAAGACGAACTCAACTACGTCGCCCAAGCAAAATGGAACCACTTCGAGTTCCAGCTGGGCCGCATGAGCGGGCTCGATCGGCAGCGCAAGAAGATCCAACTGGCCGCCACCTACGACGAAGAAGGCGTGGAGCTGTTACCGGCCCGGGAGCTGGGCTACGACACCCTGGTGATCGCCGTGGGCAGCACCACCAACGACTTTGGCACCCAAGGCGCGGCCCAGCATTGCCTGTTCCTCGACACCCGCAAGCAGGCCGAGCGTTTCCACCAGCAACTGCTTAACCACTACTTGCGAGCCCATGCCGGGCAGACCGATACCGTGGAGCAGATCAGCGTGGCCATCGTCGGCGCCGGCGCCACTGGCGTGGAACTGGCGGCAGAACTGCACAACGCGGCCCATGAACTGGCGGCCTACGGGCTGGACCGGATTCTCCCGGAAAACATGCACATCACCCTGATCGAGGCCGGGCCACGGGTGCTGCCTGCCCTGCCCGAACGCATCAGCGGCCCGGTGCACAAGACCCTGGAGAAACTCGGGGTCAAGGTGCTGACCAACGCCTCGGTCAGCGAAGTGACCGCCGACAGCCTGATCACCGCCGACGGCCAGACCATTCCCGCCAGCCTCAAGGTCTGGGCCGCGGGCATTCGCGCGCCAGGCTTCCTCAAGGACATCGACGGCCTGGAGACCAACCGCATCAACCAACTGCAGGTACTACCGACCCTGCAGACCACTCGCGACGAGAACATCTTTGCCTTCGGCGACTGCGCCGCCTGCCCGCAACCAGGCAGCGACCGTAATGTGCCGCCACGGGCCCAGGCCGCGCACCAGCAAGCCTCGTTGCTGGCCAAGTCGCTGAAGCTGCGCATCGAAGGCAAGGACCTGCCGACCTACAAGTACACCGACTACGGCTCACTGATCTCGCTGTCGCGCTTCTCGGCGGTGGGCAACTTGATGGGCAACCTCACTGGCAGCGTGATGCTCGAAGGCTGGCTGGCGCGGATGTTCTACATCTCGCTGTATCGCATGCACCAGATGGCGCTGTACGGAGTCTTCCGCACCGCGATGCTGATGCTTGGCAGCCGAATCGGCCGCGGTACCGATCCACGCCTGAAGCTGCACTAG
- a CDS encoding proline iminopeptidase-family hydrolase, giving the protein MNASKPPLEGYASFGVHQTWYRVTGDLHSGLTPLVILHGGPGCTHDTLDAFRDVAASGRAIVQFDHLGSGLSTRLDGKPPSFWSLELYLEQLDNLLDHLRISQDYALLGHSWGAALASEHGVRAPAGLRALILANAPADMRTWEAETLKLRTALPEEALQVLAWHEQPGSPRGAEYVQAWQLYFERHVCRLRPWPEEVARMFAQGRGTDGAERGGGFPLMDNLRDWSIVERLERIEVPTLLICGRYDEATPVVVRPYLEKIPGIRLALFEHSSHMPHVEERVACMGTVVSFLDECL; this is encoded by the coding sequence ATGAATGCAAGCAAACCACCACTGGAAGGCTATGCCTCCTTTGGCGTCCATCAGACGTGGTATCGGGTCACCGGGGATCTGCACAGCGGACTTACGCCCCTGGTGATTCTGCACGGCGGTCCGGGCTGCACCCATGACACCCTGGACGCCTTCAGGGATGTGGCCGCCAGTGGTCGGGCGATCGTTCAATTCGATCACCTGGGAAGTGGCCTCTCCACTCGTCTGGATGGCAAGCCGCCGTCGTTCTGGAGCCTTGAACTCTACCTGGAGCAGCTGGACAACCTCCTGGACCACCTGCGCATCAGCCAGGACTACGCCCTGCTGGGTCACTCCTGGGGAGCTGCGCTGGCCAGCGAGCACGGGGTGCGCGCGCCGGCCGGCTTGCGTGCGCTGATCCTGGCCAATGCGCCAGCCGACATGCGCACCTGGGAAGCCGAGACCCTGAAACTGCGCACAGCCCTGCCTGAGGAAGCGTTGCAGGTGCTGGCCTGGCATGAGCAGCCGGGCTCCCCTCGTGGCGCCGAATATGTGCAGGCCTGGCAGTTGTACTTTGAACGGCATGTATGTCGGCTGCGCCCGTGGCCTGAAGAGGTGGCGCGGATGTTTGCCCAGGGCCGTGGTACCGATGGCGCGGAGCGGGGGGGAGGTTTTCCGCTGATGGACAACCTGCGGGACTGGAGCATCGTCGAGCGCCTGGAACGCATCGAGGTGCCGACGCTTTTGATCTGTGGCCGCTACGATGAAGCCACGCCCGTTGTGGTCAGACCCTACCTGGAGAAGATTCCCGGCATTCGCCTGGCGTTGTTCGAACACTCCAGCCACATGCCCCACGTCGAGGAGCGGGTCGCCTGCATGGGCACCGTCGTGAGTTTTCTCGATGAATGCCTGTAA